In the genome of Ensifer sp. WSM1721, the window CGCAGATAGTTTTGTTGCTGGTGCAAGAACGCTACGCCGGACCGCACATCTGCAGGCGGTTGCCGAAAGGATCGTAAAAGCTCGCGTAGGTCACGAAACCTGGAAATACCTCCGCGTCCTCGCAATCGACCCCGCGGCGACGCAATTCGTCGACCGCCGCGCGGCAATCCTCGACGTCAAGGACGAGCGTTGTGCCGGTGGAGGGTACCCAGCCGCTCTCCGCCAGAACCACTGCGACGTTTCCGCCCGCTGCACCCGAGGAGAACTCGATCCAGCCCGCGTCTGGAAGGTCGTAGACCGGCTGCCCGAAGCCGAGCACGTTCCCGTAAAACTCTCGCGCACGATCGAGATCCGTCACCGAAATCGAGACGACATTGATCCCACGAAAAAGAACGCCGGTCGTTTCCATGACGATGAACATAGATCACCGAAATGCGAGTGCAATGGCTGGTT includes:
- a CDS encoding VOC family protein, translating into MFIVMETTGVLFRGINVVSISVTDLDRAREFYGNVLGFGQPVYDLPDAGWIEFSSGAAGGNVAVVLAESGWVPSTGTTLVLDVEDCRAAVDELRRRGVDCEDAEVFPGFVTYASFYDPFGNRLQMCGPA